GGCTTTTCTACAAATGCCCTTATATTAAATCCTATGAAACTTAGAGAAAATATCATTATAAGCTTACCAAGAACCAACGCACTAATATATTCTCTATTTTTAATGCCTGCTAGAGCTGCTAAACCACAAACAACTATAGAAGGTGTAAAAGGAAAAGTTAATAAGAAGAATATAGGGGTAAATCCTTTATCCTTAATCCAATTAAAAATATTATAGATTTTTTCGTTTTTAGCAATCTTCTGCTGGAATCTTTTTTGTCCAAATTTCTTTATTACCAAGAATACAATAATTGAGCCGATGCATGAACCTAACCATGAATATAAATAACCAGTCCAAAAGCCAAAGGCCATAACATTAATCGTTACAAATAATATTAAAGGTAATGGTGGGAAAAAAGCTTCAATCATTGCTAATCCAACACCGGCAAACATTCCCATAGAGCTTATTTGATTAAGCATGTCTGTCCAATAGCCAAGTGTCATTAACTCTTTAAACCATTCAATCATAATCCCACATCCTTTCTTCTTCGTCTATCTATAAATTCAACATATTATTAGTATATCCAACAAGTCTAGTATAATTTATTAATATTAAAATCTTATTAAAATATATTAAAAAATATCTTAAATTATTATAAATCTTTAATTTTAGCATTAAAATAATTTTTATAGCTATTGGAGAAGTTTATTTGTAATAATAGAATTAAAGAGAGATTCTACATTATCATTAGATATCTCTCTTATTAATTATTTAGTATTCAACGCCTAGTCCACCGAACAAAACAAAACTTTTAACTATAAGTACTTTATTTGAATCAGCCATCTCTCTTTTTGTTTTATTATCCCATCCACCAAAAAGAGGAAATCCTTTTACTTCAACTTTCCAATCCATAGGTACTTTTATATCAATACCACCAAATGCAACGAATGCATCAATTATTATTGGTTCATTTTCTGTGATATTAGCATTTCTTAGATCAACATCAATACCACCAAATGCAGTACCTAAATTACCTCCTTGAAAATCTGTTGAATCATTAATTATATCGCTTCCTGAAAACAAACAAAAAGTGTCTAGTATATTATCTGAGTATATTTTTTTATTACTACGTTTTTTTTTAGGAATTATTAGCCAAGCACCAACTATAATGACAACTGCAGGGAATATGAATTCACCAATATTAATACCTTCCAGAATTTTTAGATTCAATTCCTTTAATTGAAATATAACACCAACAATTATCAATACAGAAGCTAAGGTTTTTGAACCATATTTATCAAATAGATTTACTAAGCCAATAGCAATTAATATAAGGGGCCAATAAGTACCAAAGATATTTTCACTATCAATTATATCCAATCTACCTAATAGAATTACAACACCAATTGCAATTATCAATATACCTAATAGATTTCTTTTTTTCATATCAGTGTCCTCCTTTAACAATATTTATTATGTAACCAATGTTATTTTGAACAATTCTGTATTTGTCAAAATAAACTATTAATAAATAATATGTTAATACTTTTGAATATATTTTAACATATACTTATAAGTAATAAAAGAATTAATTGGTTAAAATAGAGATATATCAAATTATGCTTGATTTTTTCACGATTAACAACTATAATGATTTAGTTATAGAAGATAAAACACAAATAAGATTAAGGATGAGATAATATAATGAATTTCAACGAATTAAATATATCTGATAATATTTTAAAAGCTATATCTGATATGGGATTTGAAGAAGCAACTGAAATACAAGAAAAATCAATTCCAGAAATATTATCAGGCAGTGATATTATTGGACAATCCCAAACAGGTACAGGTAAAACGGCAGCATTTGCAATTCCAATATTAGAAAAAGTGGATCCATCTATTAAAAAGCCACAAGTATTAGTCCTATGCCCTACAAGAGAGTTAGCTGTTCAAGTATGTAATGAGTTCAAGAAGCTAACAAGATACATGCATAATGTAAAATCATTTCCTGTTTATGGTGGCGAACCTATCTATAGACAGATTTCTGTTCTAAAAAAAGGTGTTCAAATAATCATTGGTACTCCTGGAAGACTTATGGATCATATGAATAGAAAAACCATCAAACTTGACCATGTTAATTCAATTATACTGGATGAAGCTGATGAAATGCTTAATATGGGATTCAGAGAAGATATTGAGACCATACTAAGTAAAATACCTAACGAAAATCTTCAAACTATACTTTTTTCAGCAACTATGCCAAAAAGTATCTTAGATATTACTCATAATTACCAAAAGAAGCCTAAGCTTATTAAGATTACAAGAAAAGAATTGACAACTGATACTATCGATCAAAGATATTATCATGTTCTTGAACATCATAAATTAGAAGTTCTAAGACGATTGATAGATGTGTACCATCCAAAACTATCATTAATATTCTGTAATACCAAAAAGAAGGTTGATGAGGTAACAGACTTATTACAAGACAATGGTTACGCATGTGATAAAATACATGGAGACATGAATCAAGTAGTAAGACTTAGCGTACTAAACAAATTCAATAAAGGTATTATTAATATACTTGTTGCTACTGACGTTGCTGCAAGAGGCCTTGATATTCAAAATGTTGAAGCGGTTGTTAATTATGACGTGCCAGATAATGAAGAATATTATGTCCATAGAATTGGTCGTACAGGTAGAGCAGGTAAAAAAGGTACTTCTTATACTTTGGTTTCTAAAACAGAAACTAGGAGAATATCGAATATAATTAGATATATTAAAAAAGATATACCTAGAAAAAAAATTCCATCAATCAACAAAGTTAATGCTGTTAAGATAGATAACTATATGGAATCACTAGCTTCTACTATTGACAATACTTCTGATTTGGAACAATACGAAAACATCATAAACAAACTTAACGATAAAGGTTATACTTCTGATAAGATAGCCGCAGCACTACTTATGTCTAATCTTGAATTAAAAGAAGAAAATAACATGAATCTGTCTTATGAAATCAGTAGAAGACAACCATACAATAATGATAGAAATGACAGAGGAAATAACAAATCCAAACGCTATGGCAATAAAAGAGAAAAAGGTATGTCAAGATTATATGTCAATATTGGAAAGAACCATAAAATAGGTGTTAGAGATATAGTTGGTGCCATCGCAGGCGAAACTAAGATAAAAGGTTCCTCCATTGGTTCAATTGATATGTATGATAAATATACTTTTGTGGAAATACCAGAAAAATACGCTAATCAAGTTATTGATAAAATGAATCAATCAAGAATCCGTGGTAAAAATATTACAATGGAATTAGCCAACACAAGAAAAAGAAGAAGATAAATTTTAATTGTATAGTTAAAATTTCAGACCTCTGTTTAAGTAACATATTATATATTGCTTGAACAGAGGTCTGCCTGTATATTATGGTATTAATGTTAATATTTATTTCTTTTTCTTATAAAATCTGCCTAGTATTATGAATAACCATAATAAATGAATACAAAATGACATTATTATATTAGAAAAGCTTGGGGATTTTATTAACCTTGTAATCCAATATGATGGAAACAACCTTGCTATATAGATTACAGATTCATTATTTAATAGGTCAGCCAACCCAAATATCATAATGATATTAAGTCCTTTTGCGTATGTTAATCCTTTTACCTTGTCATCTGCTATATCAAACATTATTAATCCGATGATTATTGTTTGTATGCTTATTAGAATACTTATCAATAAGGTTGTTCCATAACTAATAGAAGCTATACCTATAACTAATCTTATCAAAAAACTGTATATGAATGTAATTATTATTGGGATGGATAGCCTGTTATATAAATATCCGTTTCTGCCAATAGGTGTTACTGACATAAGTTCATATATCTTACCATCTTTATCATCTAACATCATAAACCCTGTAACTGTCCCAATCAATGATGGAATCATCAAAAATATTACAGATATTATATAGCTGTGATAATCTGTAACATCAATATTTAAATATTCTTCTGTATAGATTGGAGTAATTATCAATAAAATTTTCAACAAACATATTAATATTACTGGTAAAATAAAAAGCAAGAACATTATTTTTTCTCTAAAAATCTGCTTATAGTCTGCCTTTATATGCTCACAACTAATCATTGCTCTAACCTCCATATACTATTTTGTTTTCAAATATTTTTTCAACTTTGCGCAATAAAAGATAATCAATAATTACTACATATGCTATAAGACCTATCGCTTCAATAATATTCCAATCATTAAAAGCACCATATACGATTCTAAACCCTGCTACACTAGGAATTACAGTCAATATATATGAAAACTTGAAATCTACAATAGAAATACATGGAATTATAAGCAGCATCAGGAATGGTATCATCTTAACCATATATTGATTAAGTGTTTTACATCCTACTACTACAATAATACCTATTAGAATAAAGAAAACAGATGATATAAAAATACCTATTGCCAATATTATATTATTGACACTTGTAGAATTTATGGAGACAAAAGTTATTGCTTCTCCTGCAATAACCGCCAATAAGGATAAGGTAAATACCTTGGATAAAATATATTCTTTTATACTAAGAGGAGTCACTACAATATAATTAATGATTCCCTGTAATTTTTCCAACATGATTATGCCTCCAATAAAGAAAAATCCGACTACAGATGGATCTGAAAATACTATGATCGGTAAAATGATATTCTTGAATTCTTTAGAAATCATAGACAAAATCACCATATAGATAATAGTTAAAAAAAGGTAAATAATATAAAATCCCTGCTTCATCTGGAATTTAAAATCTGTCTTCAATGCTCCTGTCATTCTCATATCAATTTCCTCCCTGTTAGATCAATGAATACATCTTCTAATGTAGCCTCTCCACTATGTATAGTCTTAATTTTTTTGGTCTGAATGATTTTCAAAAATTCTGAGTTGCTATTGATTGTGTCTAACTCATATTCTTTAGTATTTAATCGATTGCCTTCTACATATTCTAACTTAATAGTATTACGCCCATTTTTTATCATAAGATTCTTAGGGGTATCAATTACTTTTATACTACCATCTACAATAAGGGCTATTCTATCACATAATTGCTCTGCCACAGTCATATTATGGGTTGTCAAAAATATGGTTTTTCCTTGTCCTTTTAATTCTAATATAATATCTTTTATAATTTTTGCATTGACGGGATCTAGCCCAGACGTTGGTTCGTCAAAAAACAGCAGCTTAGGACTATGAATTAGTGCTCTTATAAAATTAAGTCTCATTTTCATCCCTTTTGAAAATCCTTCTACCTTTTTATCTTTATCTTTCAATAACCCTACTCT
The window above is part of the Vallitalea guaymasensis genome. Proteins encoded here:
- a CDS encoding TVP38/TMEM64 family protein — translated: MIEWFKELMTLGYWTDMLNQISSMGMFAGVGLAMIEAFFPPLPLILFVTINVMAFGFWTGYLYSWLGSCIGSIIVFLVIKKFGQKRFQQKIAKNEKIYNIFNWIKDKGFTPIFFLLTFPFTPSIVVCGLAALAGIKNREYISALVLGKLIMIFSLSFIGFNIRAFVEKPLKSILLISITFAISLIGKKVIKLFEKKYEKKTSTKNEKLPAKAA
- a CDS encoding LiaF transmembrane domain-containing protein; translated protein: MKKRNLLGILIIAIGVVILLGRLDIIDSENIFGTYWPLILIAIGLVNLFDKYGSKTLASVLIIVGVIFQLKELNLKILEGINIGEFIFPAVVIIVGAWLIIPKKKRSNKKIYSDNILDTFCLFSGSDIINDSTDFQGGNLGTAFGGIDVDLRNANITENEPIIIDAFVAFGGIDIKVPMDWKVEVKGFPLFGGWDNKTKREMADSNKVLIVKSFVLFGGLGVEY
- a CDS encoding DEAD/DEAH box helicase, with translation MNFNELNISDNILKAISDMGFEEATEIQEKSIPEILSGSDIIGQSQTGTGKTAAFAIPILEKVDPSIKKPQVLVLCPTRELAVQVCNEFKKLTRYMHNVKSFPVYGGEPIYRQISVLKKGVQIIIGTPGRLMDHMNRKTIKLDHVNSIILDEADEMLNMGFREDIETILSKIPNENLQTILFSATMPKSILDITHNYQKKPKLIKITRKELTTDTIDQRYYHVLEHHKLEVLRRLIDVYHPKLSLIFCNTKKKVDEVTDLLQDNGYACDKIHGDMNQVVRLSVLNKFNKGIINILVATDVAARGLDIQNVEAVVNYDVPDNEEYYVHRIGRTGRAGKKGTSYTLVSKTETRRISNIIRYIKKDIPRKKIPSINKVNAVKIDNYMESLASTIDNTSDLEQYENIINKLNDKGYTSDKIAAALLMSNLELKEENNMNLSYEISRRQPYNNDRNDRGNNKSKRYGNKREKGMSRLYVNIGKNHKIGVRDIVGAIAGETKIKGSSIGSIDMYDKYTFVEIPEKYANQVIDKMNQSRIRGKNITMELANTRKRRR
- a CDS encoding fluoroquinolone export ABC transporter permease subunit, giving the protein MRMTGALKTDFKFQMKQGFYIIYLFLTIIYMVILSMISKEFKNIILPIIVFSDPSVVGFFFIGGIIMLEKLQGIINYIVVTPLSIKEYILSKVFTLSLLAVIAGEAITFVSINSTSVNNIILAIGIFISSVFFILIGIIVVVGCKTLNQYMVKMIPFLMLLIIPCISIVDFKFSYILTVIPSVAGFRIVYGAFNDWNIIEAIGLIAYVVIIDYLLLRKVEKIFENKIVYGG
- a CDS encoding ABC transporter ATP-binding protein, whose translation is MIIANDLIFTYPKTNKLAVNKVNFHIDKGEIFGFLGPSGAGKTTTQKLIIGLLRGYRGHINVLGKERNKWSKDFFEDIGVAFDFPNLYLKLTAKENLDLIGSYYKNTKSDINNLLDRVGLLKDKDKKVEGFSKGMKMRLNFIRALIHSPKLLFFDEPTSGLDPVNAKIIKDIILELKGQGKTIFLTTHNMTVAEQLCDRIALIVDGSIKVIDTPKNLMIKNGRNTIKLEYVEGNRLNTKEYELDTINSNSEFLKIIQTKKIKTIHSGEATLEDVFIDLTGRKLI